agagagagagggagatcacaagcaggcagagagtacAGTTCAGTTTGACTTCAACTATACCAAAATGATTCTCCAGGAAGAGAACAGgttacatatacatgtgtgtgtatatctttcttcttcttcttttttttttttttaaagattttttattttatttatttgacagagagacatcacaagtaggcagagaggcaggcagagagagagagagagagagaggaggaagcaggctccctgctgagcagggagccggatgcagggcttgattccaggaccctgagatcatgacctgagccaaaggcagaggcttaaccccctgaaccacccaggcacccccaactttTCCTAATTCTTTTGGCTAGTATCCTTGGAGATAAACTTGCTTTTCTGAAGTTGTCTTTGTCTTACCCCTATGCAGTAGTGTATCTGAGAGTATTTCCCCCTcagcacttttttccccccaatcagatgcttttatttttttctccacatttttaaaattaacatataatgtgttatttgccccgggggtacaggtctgtgggtCCTCAGgcttacacttcacagcactcacgatagcacataccctccccaatgtccatagcccaacCACCTTCTCTatacccccctgcccccagcaacccttagtttgttttgtgagattaagagtctcttatggtttgtctcccttctgatcctatcttgtttcatttttttttcttcccttccccccaagccccccactttgcctctcaaattcctcatatctcCCTCAgcacttttttataaaaaatagattttatttatttgacacagagatcacaagtaggcggagaggcaggcagagagagagggggaagcagactccccaccaagcagagagcccgatgcagggctcgatcccaggaccctgagaccacaacccgggccaaaggcagaggcttaacccactgagccacccaggcgcccctccctcagCACCTTTAAAATGACCTTCCATTACTTTCAGGTTTCTACTTTTGCTATTAAGTGATCtgttggacacctgggtggctcagttggttaagcaactgtcttcagctcaggtcatgatcctggagtcccaggatcgagtctcacttcaggctccctgctcagtggggattctgcttctccctctgaccctccctcctctcatgctctctttcaaataaaaccttaaaaaaaaatctgttaagatACTTTTTACTCCTTCCCCggtgttcttttttctctctgttggtCTTTAAGACTGTCTTCCTAGGTATAGATTGATACCCAGTTATGCTTGGGACTCATGCTTCTCAGTATGAGATGCCTACATGTGGAattgctgtacattggaatgtgCCCATTTTATGTTTTGATGTTGCTACCATTCTGTATTGCTGAGTGTACTGACCACTTTACATGCCCACCAACACTCTTTTCCATGAGGTGCCTAAGCTTTATATTCTCatgccttgttttattttcacttgtATGAAAAGTGAGCAGATACTCATGTTTTCAGGATATTTGTGTTTTCTATAAAGTGCCTTTTGGTGTCCCTTTTCCCCTTTATGTGCTgttttgtaagaattctttatagatcttaggcacttttcctttgtctcttttatatattatgacattatttcttcatttgcccCTTGTGTTTTGGCtcttacttgtttttgtttttgtgaggagatttaaaatgttgatattaaatttattattctttatctGTGTGGTTTATGTTTATTGATCATGAAGGTGTCCTACGTAATTTAAACTCTGATTTTGTGTCGGTGTTTTTCTCCAtctagagttttttaaaaaaatacttctttctgAGGTAAGGAGCAAGTTTCATTTTGCTTAAAAGAAACGAGGAGCCAGTTGTCTTGTTATCATGAAATCAAAGGGGTAGGGGGTTGGTTAGAGGAAGATCAATAATGGTGGAGACACTAGCAGCCACATACAAAATGCCATCCATTCCCGAGGTCAGAAGCAGTGTTAGACATGATCTAACTCTCATAGTAACCCTGCAGCATGGTCATTGACAGATCTAGGACTTTCAAACCTTTGTGTCTTCAAGTTTATGCTTTGTCCCACCCATGGAGACAGAACTCTGACTACAAAGCTGGGGTGAAAACTGTTCATTCAGCACTATCATAAGCACATGGTGAGGTTGGGTCTTTGAAAATATGTATTGAATGTCGATGTGGGCAGTGGGTGGAAGGGGCTAGCACACAATAGCCAAGATGGTGTTCCAGTGTGAGCAGTGACCCCTGACCTCTGGTCTCCTACatctcagtttcattcttttggtgaTACTTGTTTGtactgttcctcctgcttgttctctagGGGGATGAAGATGCCATATAGGTCTTTGAAACTGTTCTTGGCTCCGTCTCTTAACTCTCTTTACCTTCCCCTTGTACAGGTGTTAGTTTGAAAAAGTCAAAATACCCACAAATGTAAATTGGTTCAGCCTCTGTCTAAAAcagaatggagtttcctcaagaaattaaaaacaaaaatgccgTATGATGTAGTAATTttactactggttatttacctccaaaaaggaaacaaaacactaattggaaaaaatatatgccCTACtattcattgcagtattatttataatagccaagatatggaagcaacccaagtgcccactgATAGATGCATGGctaagatgtggtatgtatgggggcgcctgggtggccaagtaggttaagcctctgcttttggctcaggtcatgatctcagggttctgggatcgagccctgtgtcgggcattcggctcagcagggagcagcctgcttctccctctgtctctgcctgcctctttgcctacttgtgatacctctgtcaaatgaataaataaaatcttaaaaaaaaaagatgtggtatgtatgtacgATGGGATATTACttggctataaaaaagaatgaaatttttgccatttgtgacaacatggatggatctagagggtattgtgttaagtgaaataagtcaagcagagaaagacaaataccatatgatttcatttatatggggaatctaaaaaacaaatgaaaaaacaaaaagtagaaacaaatccataaatacagagatcaaactgatggttgccagaagggaggggtggggaagtgggtaaaatgggtgaaggggattggGAGGTACACGCTTctagttatgaaatgaataaatcacagggaTTAAAGGTACACTGCAGGGAATGTAATTAGTGGTATTATAGTAGTGTTACCtaatgacagatggtagctacactgtTCTGAACTTAGCTTAACATATAGACTTGTCAAATTATTATGTcctacacctgaagctaatgtaaccTTGTGTGTCAAATATATGCCAATAACAAAATAAGCTggggaaaaattaattaaaaaataaaaatatggggcccctgggtggctcagtaggttaaagcctctgccttcagctcaggtcatgatcccagggtcctgggatcgagccccacattgggctctctgctcggtggagagcctgtttccccttctctctctgcctgcctctctgcctacttgtgatctctctctctctgtcaaataaataaataaaaactttttaaaaaataaaaataaataaaaaaaatatggatcCACATACCTGGcctgtcattattttttattcctcttcCAGGTATAGCTTTACGTACTTAAGTCTGTCTTTTTCATTGTTTACTTTTCAGCCTGAGACATGAGATTGAAAATGACAGAATATTCTGAAGAAGAACCAACCTGTGACGTGGAAATGGAAGGATTTACAAGAGAGGGTCCCCATCTTTCCATTCTAGGTGATAATTGGGACTGTAAGAACCGGGAGGGTTATTTGAGGCAATCAGCTTTAACTCAGGAGAAaccaggggctcaggaagcaATCTGTCAATATTCTGGACTTGGAGAGCATTTGAGTGCAAGCTCAGACCTTCTGCCATCTAAGAGAGTACCTACAAATGGTTTTCATATATGTGATTCAGATGTTAAAAGTTTGGATTGTGACCCAGCTTTACAGAGTTGTCAGAAAAATTATGTAGCTAAGCGAAATAGTGACAGTGACACATGTGGAAAAGCCTTCAACCACTCTGTGGAAGTTTTTCAACTTGGAAGAGATCAAACGAGAGAGAAACCTTATAAATACCCTGAAAGTGGTAAATCTTTCAACCATTTTACCCCTCTTGGTgaagaaaaaatagtgaaaagagGGAATAAACTCTATGAAGGTAAGGACTTTGGGGACATCTTTACCCTGAGTTCATCTCTTAATGAAAACAGGAGGAATCACCTTGGAGAGAAACTGTATAAATGCACTGAATGCGGCAAATGCTTCAAACGGAACTCTTCTCTTGTTCTGCATCACCgaactcacactggagagaaaccttatacCTGTAATGAATGTGGAAAATCATTTTCCAAGAACTATAATCTGATTGTGCATCAAAGAATCCATACAGGAGAGAAGCCCTATAAATGCAAtaaatgtgggaaagccttcagtgaTGGGTCAGCTCTCACacaacaccagagaattcacactggtgagaaaccttatgaatgtctagaatgtgggaaaaccttcaaCCGAAATTCGTCTCTGATTTTGCATcaaagaactcatacaggagaaaaaccatatAGGTGTAATGAGTGTGGAAAACCTTTCACCGACATCTCCCATCTCACTGTGCATCTCAGAatccacactggggagaagccctATGAATGTAGCAAATGTGGAAAGGCTTTCCGGGATGGCTCATACCTTACCCAGCATGAGAGgactcacactggagagaaaccctttGAATGTGTGGAGTGCGGGAAGTCCTTCAACCGAAACTCTCACCTCATTGTACATCAAAAAATCCACTCTggggagaaaccctatgaatgtaaagaGTGTGGGAAAACGTTCATTGAGAGTGCTTACCTCATTCGGCaccagagaattcatactggtgagaagcCCTATGGCTGTAACCAGTGTCAGAAACTTTTCAGAAACATTGCTGGCCTCATCCGGCACCAGAGGACTCATACTGGTGAGAAGCCCTATGAGTGTAATCAGTGTGGCAAAGCTTTCAGGGATAGCTCCTGTCTGACCAagcaccagagaattcacacaaAGGAGACCCCATACCAGTGTCCTGAATGTGGAAAGTCCTTCAAGCAGAACTCTCACCTGGCAGTACATCAGAGACTCCACAGCAGGGAGGGTTCCAGCCAGTGTCCTCAGTGTGGGAAGACATTCAGAAGGAGCTCTTCCCTCATCCGACATCAAAGAACACACTCTGGAGAGCAACCCATGGAAATATGATGAATGTGGGCCAGATTCGTCTCCTGCCTTGGTCTCAGAAAGCTGAATGAAGGAGGAATGGCTTCAGGGGTAGAACAGGAGTCTTTGAGCTACCCAGTGAATTGCTGAATGTGAGGCTTTCCTTAGCCATACTGTTAAATCTGTACAGTAAGCAACTCCTGGGGAAAACAGGATGGTAATAAGTGTAGAAAAGCCTTCAGGAATGATGTAGCCAATACCAAATGTAACAgcacacacactgaaataaaatctgtGAATGTCAGCAAGATACTTCCTGGAGATGCGCCAGAGTGCGTAAACAGTAAAGAGGCTGTGAATGTATTCAGTAAGTAATTGGTCCGTGGAACCCATTAATAAGGAATGTCAGCCTTGTACATAAGCAAACTCTTAGTAGGATCCAGTATAATCAGTGAGAAAAGCTTTTGGCAGCTCATACCGTCTATTCTCTGTCAGCGAAGACATCCTGGTGATAGCCTGCACACAATTCTCTACCCCATGGCACCACAGAACTGTAGTTAGATTTTGCTGTTTGTATGTCTGCCTATGTCACAATCCTCTCAGGCACAAAGGATTTGTTTCGGAAAGGGCAACTGGATGAGGTTGTTGCTTGTGAGTCAACAATGAAATTGTCCCTGTGAGGACTGAAGCTGGCTTGTACCAAGATGGAAAGGGCTGCTGTTGAGAAATGGGATGTGTTATTTTAgttgtggaaataaaaatataatgagttCCTATGTTTCTGTTATCACCTCCCCCCATTGTTCATCCAGGACATTTCTAATTTGTTCTATGCAGTCATGCTGAACCGTAATTATGAAGGTTTTGTTACCGTGCTGAAAATGCTTATAATATGGTAGGCAAGAACAACAGTAAAAGAGGCGTAAAATAGAAGACTTGCTGTTATTACTGCCATGTAAAGGTATGTACACATGTGGATGTAGACTGGATATTGGTCATGGAGAAATAAATGTGGTTTTCTTGGGGCCTACAAtcatgtatgatttttttttctcttataagcCATACTTTGTTGCTATAATAATTTGATAAGGAGTACAAAGAGGGAGCCAGAGGAAGGGAAATTTTGGGTTTCTTTGGATCTTTTGTTACCAGAAGGGTCACAGGGCCACTGTAAGCACAGATGGGGAACATCTGGGAAGAAGTTTTCTTTCATGTGAGAGCATCCCATGGTTCGGGACATAGGAATAACTTCCTTCTTTGAGACTTGGAGGTCATTGTGAGGAGAGGATGGGTCTCAGAAAATGAGGAGTAGGAGGCCAGGGAGAGGTGTAGGATGATCTGGGGACATCCCACCTGTGGAAATACAGTGCTGGCCACATAGGGACGTCCCACCTGTGGAAATACAGTGCTGGCCACAGCTGGTTGGCATAGCCTCAGAGCCCTGTGGGTGGCTCGCCTTGAGAGCCATGGAATAAAggctgtgagataataaatgagataataagtttgtgttgttttaagctgctaagtttgtggtaatttgttatggcagcgaTAGAAAACTA
The genomic region above belongs to Neovison vison isolate M4711 chromosome 7, ASM_NN_V1, whole genome shotgun sequence and contains:
- the ZNF329 gene encoding zinc finger protein 329, producing MRLKMTEYSEEEPTCDVEMEGFTREGPHLSILGDNWDCKNREGYLRQSALTQEKPGAQEAICQYSGLGEHLSASSDLLPSKRVPTNGFHICDSDVKSLDCDPALQSCQKNYVAKRNSDSDTCGKAFNHSVEVFQLGRDQTREKPYKYPESGKSFNHFTPLGEEKIVKRGNKLYEGKDFGDIFTLSSSLNENRRNHLGEKLYKCTECGKCFKRNSSLVLHHRTHTGEKPYTCNECGKSFSKNYNLIVHQRIHTGEKPYKCNKCGKAFSDGSALTQHQRIHTGEKPYECLECGKTFNRNSSLILHQRTHTGEKPYRCNECGKPFTDISHLTVHLRIHTGEKPYECSKCGKAFRDGSYLTQHERTHTGEKPFECVECGKSFNRNSHLIVHQKIHSGEKPYECKECGKTFIESAYLIRHQRIHTGEKPYGCNQCQKLFRNIAGLIRHQRTHTGEKPYECNQCGKAFRDSSCLTKHQRIHTKETPYQCPECGKSFKQNSHLAVHQRLHSREGSSQCPQCGKTFRRSSSLIRHQRTHSGEQPMEI